CGGGTGCGCGACACGGGACCGACGAAGTGCACGGTGTCGGGCAGGTCGGAGCGCGGGTACTCGAACGACGGCACCGTGAACTGCACGATCGCGTCGGCGAGTCCGGGCGAGCTCATGAAGTCGGCGCGCAGCGTGCCGCCCGCCTCGGCGACGAGCTCGGCGGCGTAACGCTGCAGGGCGCGGAAGATCACCTTGCGTGCGACGAACGAGAGCATCGAGTTGCGCATCCGTCCCGCGAGGCCGGGCTTCGGCTTGACGCCGAGGCCGAAGGGCGCGGTGTCGCGGCTCGCGAGGCCGAGCGGCACGATGCCGAGGTTGACGACGGGCGGGCGGTCGCCGGGGCGGCTGAGGAGCATGAGCGCGCCCGTGAAGAGGCTCTCGAACAGCACGGCGTCGGGGCGTCGCTCGGCGATCGCGCCGTCGAGCGCGGTGAGCTGGGCCGGCCCGGGCTTGAGGAAGATCTCGCGCAGGTCGAAGCGGATGCCGGGCACGCCCGACAGGCCGACGCGGCCGGGGAAGGCGGCATCCATGTCGGTGTCGTCGTAGTCGGCCTCGGCGGGCAGCGGCAGCCACTCGGCGCCGGCCTCCTCGACCGCGGCGCGGTAGCGCGCGCCCGTGAGGAAGCGCACACGGTGGCCGGATGCGACGAGGTGGCGCGTGGCGGCGAGGAGCGGGGTGACGTGGCCGTGCACGGGGGTCGAGCACACGAGCAGGTCGAGGGAGGTGGTGGTCATGGTGGTGGTGGTTTCCAGCGGTAGGCTTTGGTGGACTTGTGAGAGTATTCACCACCCTGATAGGAAAGTCAAATGACTCCCCGCGCCTACGTCTCCCCGCTGCGCACGGCACAGGCCGCGGCGACCCGCCGACGCATCCTCGAGGCCGCCGCCGAGCTCTTCGCGCGCGACGGATATGCCGCCACCTCGCTCGCCGCCCTCGCGGAGGAGGCCGGCGTCTCGCTCGAGACCGTCAAGGCCAACGGACCCAAGAGCTCCCTCATCCTCGCCGCCTTCGACCAGACCTTCACGGGCGAGGTCGGAGACGCGGATGCCGCCCCCATCCACGAACGCAACGTCGGCACGAGCGTGCGCGAGGCGAGCGATGCCGAGTTCCTGCGCGCGTGGGTCGAGTTCGTGACGGGCGCCAACGAGCGCATCTCACGCCTGTGGATCGCGCTGCTCGACGCCTCGATGGGCGACGCGGCCGTCGCGAAGGGGCTCGAGGGCCTGCAGGAGCGCCGACGCAGCGACTACCGCGCGTCGATCGCCGAGTTCCGGGCGCGGGGCCTCGCGAAGCGCGCCGCCGACGACGAGCAGCTCGCCGCATCCCTGCTCTTCCTCGCCTCGCCGAGCGGCTACGTGCAGCTCGTGCTCGACGCGGGCTGGAGCCTCGAGCAGTACCAGGACTGGCTCGTCGACACCGTCGAGCGCACGATCTTCACCCCCTGAGCCCGCGCACCATCCGCTGAGTGGTCGGTAAATCGCCCCAAACCCGCGAGATAGGGCCAGAAACCGACCGATCAGCGTTCGGAGGGGTCCACCGAATGGGGGATGCGAGAACCACCGGGCGGGAGAGGTCGCGCACCGCGCGCCGCGCCAGCATGGAGGCATGACCACCGAGAACGTCGTCGAGGTACGGGGACTCCGCAAGAGCTACAAGGGCGGCTTCGAGGCCGTGCGCGGCATCGACTTCGACATCCACCGCGGCGAGACCTTCGCCCTGCTCGGCCCGAACGGCGCCGGCAAGTCCACCACCATCGAGATCCTCGAGGGCTACCGCGACCGCACCGGCGGCGAGGTGCGCGTGCTCGGCACCGACCCCCGCCGCGGCGGCCTCGCCTGGAAGTCGCGCCTCGGCATCGTGCTGCAGTCGACCGGCGAGACCGGCACCGCGACCGTGCGCGAGGCGCTCCACCACTTCGCCGGCTACTACCCGAACCCCCGCGACGTCGACGAGGTGATCGCCGCCGTCGGGCTCGAGGAGAAGGCCCGCACGCGCATCTCGAAGCTCTCCGGAGGCCAGAAGCGCCGCGTCGACGTCGCGCTCGGCATCATCGGGCGCCCCGAGCTGCTCTTCCTCGACGAGCCGACCACGGGCTTCGACCCCGAGGCGCGCCGCCAGTTCTGGGCGCTCATCCGCTCGCTCCGCGACGAGGGCACGACGATCCTCCTCACGACCCACTACCTCGACGAGGCCCAGCAGCTCTCCGACCGCGGCGGCATCATCGCCGGCGGCGAGCTCGTCGCCCTCGGCGCCATCGACGAGCTCGGTGGAGCGGATGCGCGCGTCCCGATCGTGCGCTGGCTCGAGAACGGCGTGCTGCGCGAGGAGCGCACGACCGAGCCGGGCGCGCTCGTCGCCCACCTCGCCGCATCCGGCGAACCCGAGCGGCTCGAGGTGATCCGCCCGAGCCTCGAGGACATCTACCTGGACCTCGTCGGCGAGACGGCCCGCGCGTCCGCCGATGCCGCCCCCGGCACCGCCCCCGCCCCCGCCCCCGCTCTCGAAGGGAGCCTCGCGTGACCACCGCGACCACCGCATCCGTCCGCCCGCCGGCGCGCCCCGCGTCGTTCGGACCCGCCCGCACCATCCGCCTCGGCCTCTCGCGCGTCGGCCACGAGCTGCGCGCCTACTTCCGGCAGGGCGACACGGTGTTCTTCACCTTCCTGTTCCCGCTGCTCATGCTCACGATCTTCTCGGTCGCCTTCAGCAACGGGGACTTCGGTCGCACCCCCGAGGGCGACCCCGTGACCGCCGCGCAGTTCTACCTGCCGGCGATGCTCGCGGCGGGCGTGCTGCTCTCCGGCCTGCAGAACATGGCGATCGACATCGCCACGGAACGCAGCGACGGCACCCTCAAGCGCCTCGCCGGCACCCCGCTCTCGCCCGTGAGCTACTTCATCGGCAAGATCGGCCAGGTGCTCGTGACCGGCCTCGCGCAGGCGGCCCTGCTCATCGTCGCTGCGCGCGTCGCGTTCGACGTGCCGCTGCCGACCGAGCCGGAGCACTGGGCGACCTTCGCGTGGGTGTTCCTGCTCGGCGTCACGACGTGCGCGATCCTCGGCATCGGCCTCGCGGGCCTGCCCCGCTCGGGCAAGAGCGCGTCGGCCGTCATCATCCCCATCGTGCTCGTGCTGCAGTTCATCTCGGGCGTCTACATCCAGTTCACGATGCTGCCCGAGTGGCTGCAGAACGTCGCGAACCTGTTCCCCCTCGCCTGGCTCGCCCACGGGATGCGGTCGGTGTTCCTGCCCGCGGACTATGCGGCCCTCGAGGCGGGCGGCGAGTGGAACCTCGTCGGCATCGCGATCGCGTGCGGCATCTGGCTCGTCGCGGGTCTCGTGGCGACCCGCCTCACCTTCCGCTGGATCCGCAAGGATGGCTGAGTGATCCGCTCTCGCTGGTGGCTGCTGGTCATCGCCGCAGCCGCCGTCGGACCGGTCGTCGTCCTGACGATCATCGGCTCCCCCGTCGTGGACATCGCGACGGGGGCGGCCGTGTGCGCCGCGTACGCCGTCGTGTTCCTGCTGCTGCGCCCACGCGTCGTCGAGGGCAACGGCTACGCCATCGCGCTCATCGTCGCGACGATCGCGTGGTCGGCGACTCTCACGGGCGTCGAGTCGCTGCTCGCCGTCACGCAGACGGTCGCCTACCCGGTCGCGTGGGTCGTGTCGCGCGGTCGCGGGGCGGCGATCGTCGCGAGCCTCGGCATCGCCCTCGGCGTCGGCGCGGGGTTCCTGCTCGGCGAGGAGGGGCCGGATGCGTGGGGCACCGCTCTCGTGAGCCAGACCCTCTCGTTCGGCTTCTCCACGATCATGGGCCTCTGGATCTCGCGCATCGCCGAGCTCGGCGAGGAGAAGGCGCGCCTGCTCGACGAGCTCCAGGCGACGCAGGCGCAGCTCGCGGCGGCGGAGCGGGATGCGGGCGTCACCCACGAGCGCGCCCGCATGTCGCGCGAGGTGCACGACACCGTCGCCCAGTCGCTCACGGGTCTCGTGCTGCTCGCCCAGCGCGCCCGCCGCGCGCACAACGCCGGCGCGCTCGACGACGAGCTGCTGGAGCTCATCGAGTCGGGAGCGCGCGACGCGCTCGCCGAGACCCGGGCGCTCGTCGCATCCGCCGCCCCCGTCGAGCTCTCGCAGGGCGGGATCGCGGATGCGCTGCAGCGGCTCGCGGAGCGCTTCGAACGCGAGGCGCGCATCCGGGTGACGGTGCAGACGGCGATCGACGTGCCCCTCGACCGCGACACGGAGGTCGTGCTGCTGCGGTGCGCGCAGGAGGGGCTCGCGAACGTGCGCAAGCACTCGGGCGCCGACGCGGCGCACGTCGCGCTCGTCGCCGGGGCGGACGGCGTGCGGCTCACGGTGCGCGACGACGGACGCGGGTTCCCCGCCGAGCTGCGCGCGGGCTTCGGGCTCGCGGGCCTGCGCGACCGGCTCGCCCTCGCGGGCGGCGCGCTCGAGGTCGACGGCACGCCCGGCGCCACGACGATCACCGCGACCCTGCCTGCGGGAGGCGCCTCATGATCCGGATCCTCGTGGTCGACGACCACCCCGTCGTGCGCGCCGGGATCGTCGCGCTGCTCGACGAGGCCCCGGACGTCGAGATCGTCGGCACGGCGGCGAGCGGCGAGGAGGCGCTCGCGCTCGTGCCATCGGCGGCGCCCGACCTCGTCGTCATGGACCTGCGGATGCCGGGTATCGACGGCGACGAGGCGACCGCTCGCATCCTCGCGGCCCACCCCGAGGTGCGCGTGCTCATCCTGACGACGTACGAGACGGATGACGCGATCCTGTCCGCCATCGCGGCCGGCGCGAGCGGCTACCTGCTGAAGGCCGCGCCCGAGGAGGAGCTGCTCGCGGGCGTGCGCGCCGTCGCGGCGGGAGAGGTTGCGCTCGCGCCGAGCGTCAGCCGGATGCTCGTGGCCCGCACGCGTGAGCCCGCCCGCCCCGCGGGGCCCGAGCTGAGCCCGCGCGAGCTCGAGGTGCTGCGGCTCGTCGCCGAGGGGCTCTCGAACCGCGAGATCGGGGCGCGCATCCACCTCGGCGAGGCCACCGTGAAGACGCACCTCATGAAGGTCTTCGGCAAGCTCGGCGTCAACGACCGCACGCGCGCGGTGACCCGGGCGATGGAGCTGGGGCTGCTGTGATGTCTGGCGCCGCGACCACCGTTGGTTGAGTAGCGCCGCGCCGCACCCCCGCCGCTGGTTGAGTAGCGCGCGGCCGCGCGGAGCGCGACCGCACGCGTATCGAAACCCTCGCACGGCGTATCAAGTGCGGGCCATGGATGGATCATGCGCCGACGTCATGCGTCCGTCGGGTTTCGATACGCCCGCTCCGCGGGCTACTCGACCAGCGGGAGAGCCGGCGCAGCCGGCACGGCACAGCAGCGGCGAAGCCGCTCCCGCTCACACGAGCGGCGCGACCTCGTCCCACGTGGGCATCGACGTGGAGGCCCCCGCACGCGTCGTCGCGATCGCGGCGGCGACGGCCGCCGCACGCAGAGCGGATGCCTCCGCCTCCCCCGCCGCGAGCCGCGCCACGAGCACGCCCGTGAACGTGTCCCCGGCCCCGGTCGTGTCGACCGGCGTCACCGCATACGGTTCGACCGACTCGACGATCTCGCCACCCCGAGCAACGAGCGCACCGCGCGCCCCCCGCGTCATCACGACCATGCCGGCCCGCTTCGACAGCGCCCGCGCCGCATCCGTCTCGTCGTCGATGCCGGCGAGCTCGCGCGCCTCGCCCGCGTTCGGCACGAGGATGTCGACCGCATCCAGGAAGTCCTCCGGCAGCGGCAGCACGGGTGCGGGCGTCACGACCGTCGTGACCCCGACCGAGCGGGCGAACGCGACGGCCTCCGCGACGAGCGGCAGCGGGCGCTCGAACTGCACGACGAGGTAGCGCGCCGAGCGGATCGCGTCGCACTGCACGTCGTCGAGCGGCAGCTCCACGCCGTTCGCGTCGGGCACGACGACGATCGCGTTCTCGCCGCCGTCGAGCACCGAGATGTGGGCCGTTCCGGTGGGGCGCTCGACGAGGGCGATGCCGTCGGTGTCGACGCCCGCAGCCGCGAGGGTCTCGCGCAGCTCGCGCCCGAACGCATCCCCGCCGACCGCGCCGAGGAACGCCACGGAACCGCCGACGCGCGCCGCCGCGATCGCCTGATTGAGCCCCTTGCCGCCCGGCACGGTCGCGAACGAGCTGCCGAACATCGTCTCGCCGGGCTCGGGCAGCCGCGGCTGCCGCACCACGAGATCCATGTTGGCGCTGCCGAGCACCACGATGTCGCTCACAGCGTCACCCCCACGAACACGGGCTCCGGGTGGAGCCGCACGCCGAACTGCGCGAGCACGCGCATCTGCACGAACGAGGCGAGCTGCACGACGTCGGCCGCCGTCGCGCCCCCGCGGTTGACGATCGCGAGCGTGTGCTTCGACGAGATCGCGGCGCCCGATCCGGGCAGCGAGAAGCCGCGCGCGATGCCCGACCGTTCGATGAGCCACGCTGCCGAGAGCTTCACCTCGTAGGGGCCGGATGCGAGCGACGGCACGTCGTCGCCGGGCGCGAGCACGCGATCCGCCTCCTCGGGCGACACGGGCCAGCGAGGCGCCTCGGGCGGTAGCGAGCGGGCGAAGGTCTCGGTGACGATCGGGTTGGTGAAGAACGAGCCCGCGCTCACCGAGTCGGGGTCGGCGGGGTCGAGCACCATGCCCTTCGAGGCGCGCAGTGCGAGCACCGCGCGGCGGGCCTCGGCGAGGGTCACGCGGTCGCCGAGCGAGACGCCGAGAGCGGATGCCAGCTGCGCGTACGCGACGGGACCCGACCATCCGCCCGCGTCGAGGTCGAGCTCGACGGCGAGCACGATGCCCGCGCGGCCGCGCTTGAGGGCGCTCGTGCGGTAGCCGAGACCCAGCTCGGATGCGTCGAGCCGCACGAGCTCGCCCGTCGCGTAGTCGAGGAAGTCGACCCCGACGAGCCGGTCGCCGAGTTCCTGGCCGTAGGCGCCGATGTTCTGCACGGGCGCGGCACCGACGGTGCCGGGGATGCCGCTGAGGGCCTCGATGCCCGCGAGGCCCGCGTCGACGGTCGCGGCGACGAGCGCATCCCAGCTCTCGCCCGCGGCCGCGCGCACGCGCGCGTGCCTGCCGTCGGCGTCGAGCGCGATGTCGATGCCGCGCGTCGCGACGCGGATGACGGTGCCGTCGAAGCCGTCGTCGTCGATGACGACGTTCGAGCCGCCGCCGAGCAGCAGCCAGTCGTCGCCCGTCTCCCACACCTCGAGCGCCGTGCGCACGAGCTCCTCACGCGTCGTCGGGGCCACGAGCTCGCGCGCGGGCCCGCCCACGCGCAGGGTCGTGAGCTCGGCGAGACGCGGCGCGTCCACGCCCGTCACGCGTCCAGACGCACGACCGCCTGGGCCTTGCCGAGCACGGTCTCGCCGTTGAACGTCACCGTGAGGTCGATGCGCGCAGCGGCCTCGTCGAGGCGGCCGACCTTCGCGACGACCGTCACGAGGGCGCCCTCCGCGGGGTCGACGACGACGGGGCGCGTGAAGCGCACCTGGTAGTCGACGACGCGGCCGGGGTCGCCCACCCAGTCGACGACGGGCTGTACGGCGAGCCCCATCGTGAGCATGCCGTGCGCGAGCACGCCCGGCAGACCGACGGATGCGGCGACGTCGTCGCGGTAGTGGATGGGGTTGAAGTCGCCGGATGCGCCCGCGTAGCGCACGAGGGAGTCGCGGCTGAGCGCGAACTCGGCCTCGGCGACGACGTCGCCGACGGTCAGGCTGGAGAGGGCGGGCGTGCTCATTCGTCACCTCGCACGACGAGGGTGGATGTGGCGGTCACGACGTGCTCGCCGGATGCGTCGGAGATGAGCGCGTCGGCGGTGACCATCGAGTGGCCGCCGAGGCTCTTGACGCTCGTGACGGTGAGCGTCGCGGTGAGCTCGTCGCCCGCGACGATCGGCCGGCTGTAGCTGAAGCGCTGGTCGCCGTGCACGACGCGGCTGAAGTCGATGCCACCCTCGGGGTCGGCGAGCAGCTGAGCGAGAGCGTGCTCCTGCACGACGACGGGGAACGTCGGAGGCGCCACGACATCCGCGTAGCCCGCGGCCTGTGCGGCCTCGACGTCGTGGTGGAGGGGGTTGGTCGCGAACACGGCCCGCGCGAACTCGCGCACCTTCTCGCGACCGACCAGGTAGGGGGCTGTCGGCGGGTAGCTCCGCCCCTGCAGCTCGGGGTTGACGCTCACCCGTCGAGCCTACTGCGGCGGGTGGCGGTGGTCTCGAGACGCGGCGCTTCGCGGCGCTCCTCGACCCCTGGGGTTCCTGCGGCGTCAACGTGCGGAACCCCGGCGACCTTCGCGGTCGGCCGGGGTTCCGGGGGGTCTGTGCGGTGGTCTGCCTTACTGGCAGGACTCGCAGTAGAGGTCGTCCATCGGGTCGACCGGAACTGCGTAGCCACCGACGGTGTCGACGTCGTTCATGGCAACCTCCCTCAAAAGTCTCAACTAGTGCTCCAAGGTTTTCGCCCTGGTGAGTCACCACTATATAACGGGAATTCCACGAATGTCATTCCCCTAGATGTTGTGTCTCGGCGTGTCGCCCAACGTCTTTTCGAGCACCCTCATTCCACCAGCAACCACCGACATCGGCGCGGCTGGAGCCGCGCCCCGACGGCGGGAGAAACGCCTCCCGCCGCGATGTCGTAGCTCCAGCCGCGCCACGAGATCACGGCAGGGGTGGGGCGCACGGACGGGGCGCGGGCGACCCTCAGGGGCGCGTGAGGGCGGCGATGCGGGTGATCGCCTCGGTGAGCAGCTCGGGGCTGCACGCGAGGTTCAGGCGCACGTGGCCGACGCCCTCGCGGCCGAACGTCGGCCCGTTCGAGAGGGCCACGCGCGCGTGCTCGAGGATGTGCTGGGCGGGGTCGTCGCCCCAGCCGTACGCCGAGAGGTCGATCCAGGCGAGGTAGCTCGCCGAGGGTCGGCGCAGCCGCGCGAGGGGGAGTTCGGATGCGAGCAGCCGCTCGAGCAGGTCGACGTTCGCCGTGATCGCGGCGAGCGTGTCGGCGAGCCACTCGCGCGAGTCCGCGAAGCCCGCGCGCGTCGCCATGAGACCGAAGAGGCCCGTGCGGAACGTGACCTCGTCGGGCAGGCCGCGCACGACATCCGCCATCCGCTCCGACGCGGGAACGATGAAGGCCGCCTTGAGGCCCGCGAGGTTGAACGCCTTGCTGCCGGACTCGGCGGCGATCGCGTGCTCGCGCGCCGCATCCGACACCGTGAGGTACGGGGTGAACTCGACGCCCGGGTGCACGAGCGGGGCGTGGATCTCGTCGCTCACGACGAAGGCGCCGTGGCGCTCGACGATCCGCGCGAGCTCCTCGAGCTCGCCCCGCGTGTGCACGAGGCCGAGCGGGTTGTGCGGGTTGCACAGCAGCACGCCGCGCGCCCCCGCCGCGAGCGCGCGGTCGATGCCCGCGAGGTCGAGCGCATAGGTGGAGCCGTCGTCGAGCAGCGGCACCTCGACGACGCGCGCGCCGGCCTCGGGGATGAGGTCGAAGAAGGGCGGGTAGACAGGCGGCGTGATGATGACGCCGTCTCCCGGTGCCGAGAGCCGCCGCAGCGTCTCGACGATGACGACGCTCACATCCGTCGTGATCCCGAAGAGCGCGGGGTCGGGCGACCAGCCCCACGCGTCGCGCGCGAACCCGGCGAACGCCTCCGCGGCGCCCGTGTCGCGCGGGTTCACGTAGCCTGTGTCGCTGCGCTCGACGGCGGCGTGCAGCGCCTCCGCGATGGCCCGCGCGAGCGGGTAGTCCATCTCGGCGACGAACATCGGCAGCACGTCGGACGGATGCTCGGTCCACTTCTCGCTCGTGCGTCGCCGCAGGCTGTCGAGGGGCTCGGCGTGTGTCATACCCACCTCACGATGCTAGGGCGGGCGCGCCGCTACTCTCTCGGATGTGAGCGGCCTCGTCATCCCTCCCCCGGCGGCGCGGGAGATGAACACGACCCGGGAGCGGCCGCTGCTTCCGCCCGGCACGCGCGTCGACGGCGTGTGGGTGTGGCTCATCGTGGTCGTGCCGTGGGTGCTCGCGTCGACCATCTACCTCTTCGACATCGGCGAGGTGCTCGACGCCCTCTGGGTCGACGACGTGCAGGGCGCCCTCGGCCACGTCGCTCTGCACGCGGGCGTGCTCGCGGCGAGCTCCGTCGCGACGATCGGGCTGGCCCTGCTCTTCGCGTGGCGCGACTCGCGTGCGCTGCGCACCGTCGGCGTGCTGCATCCGTTCCCCTGGGGTTTCGCGGCGATCGCGGGCATCGTCTACGTCATCGGCCGCCACGTGATCCTGCGCAAGGTGACGCGACCCTCGGTCGCCCCGCTCGCGACCTCGATCGCGCTCTACGTGCTCTGGTACTCCGTGTTCGGCGTGTGGGCGGTCGTGACGCTCACGAACGGCCTCGTCGGCCTCGGGTCGCTCGCCTGACGCGGGGCGCCCGCCCCCTAGGATCGGCTGCGAGGAGGCCCCGATGACCGACCACCACCCGACAACCGCCCAGGCCACCGCCCAGGCCGCACCCGGCTGGTACCCCGACGGATCGGGTGGCCAGCGCTGGTGGGACGGCCGCGGCTGGACCGACCACACCGCCCCCGCCCCCGCCCCCGCCGCGCCGACGGGAGCAGCGATCGTGCGCCCCACCCTCCCGGCGGGCACGAGCGTCGACAACGCGTGGGTGTGGGTCGTGTCGCTCATCATGGTCGTCGCGTCGCTCCCGTTCTTCTTCTTCGACATGTCGGGTTACATGCGCGCGATCATCGAGGCCGAGGTGTCGGGCTCGACGAGCGGCATCCCCTCGGTGATGGCGAACTACTTCGTCTTCCTGGCCGTCACGCAGGTGCTCGGCCTGGCGGCGTGGGGCTTCACGGTCTTCGCCGCGTTCCGCGACTACAAGCACCTCGAGAGCGTCGGCGTCGTGCGACCCTTCCACTGGGCGTTCGCCTTCATCCCGTACACGATCGTCTACCTCATCGGCCGCCACGTCGTGCTGCGCAAGGTCGTGCGCACCGCGGGTTGGCCGCTCTGGGCGCACATCGCGAGCTACGGCCTGGTGTTCGTGGCGGCGATCGTCTGGGCGATGGTCGTGATGCAGTCGATGTTCAACGACCTCATGTACATGTCGTTCACCTGATCAGGCGCCCCGCACGACCCCGAGCGGCTCGAACTCGAGGTCGAGCATGCGGGAGTTCGGGCGCACGAGCGCGCCCGGGAACGCGGCGCGGATGAGCGCCTGCAGCTCGGGCCCGAGCCGGCGCTTGCCGGTGCGGTCCCACGCGAGGGTGAAGCGGATGCGGTCGCCGCTCCTGCTGAGACGCGCGCTCAGGCGGCGGTCGGCGAGCGCCGCGCACGCCGCCTCGATCGTGGCGTGCTGCGTCTCGTCCATGTGACCGGCGAGGCCCTCGGGGTCGTGGAGCCGCCAAACGAGGTCGCTCAGCCACCGGCCGTCGACCTCTGCGACGAGCTCTCGACGGAGGGCCTCGCTGAGCGCACGGGCGCGCTCGGCGTCCTCGGCATCCGCGCTCCCCGCCTCGAGCAGGCCGCGCAGGAAGGGGCCGACCTCGGCTTCGACGAGGGCGATGCGCTCCTCGCGCAGCTGCTCGCGCACCTCGGCGCGCAGTGTCTCCGCGAGCTCGGCACGGGCCCCCCGAGAGGCGTCGCGCCACTCGAGGAGCCGGATCACGATGATGCGCGCGAAGGTCGCCGCGCCGACGGTCGCCGCGAGCATCGGCCCCGCCGTGAGGCCCGCGTACACGAGCGGCACGAGGCTCGCCCCGAAGGCGACCTGGCCCGCGACGGTGATGGCCCCGACGATGAACGCATCGACGACGCCCATGACGAGGATCTCCCGCGCGGGCCGGTAGCACCCGGTGACGAGCACGAGGAGCGCGTAGGCGAGCGGCGCCCAGTCGGATCGCACGGTCGCGTTGGTCTCCCACTGCGCGGCGGCCTCGAGCAGCACCGCCGCGAGGCACAGCACGTGCAGGAGCACGGCATCCGCTCGCGTGAAGGGGGCGCGGCTCGGGGAGCTCGCGAGGATGACGACGAGGCACGCGGCGGCGATCGCGAGCAGGGCGAGCACGAGCAGCGGCCGGTCGTTGTACTCCGCGACGTGGATGACGCTCAGCGAGACCGCGAGCGCGAACGCGGTGGCGGTGAGCCCCCATACGAACATCTGCGCGGTGACGGCGGCGAGCGGGTCGAGCTGCTGAGCGCTCGTGCGCGAGCTCACTCCTCCACCCCCCTCGGAACCGTGATGTGCACCGAGGTGCCGGCGCCAGGGCTGCTCCACAGGCGCACCCGCCCGCCGAGGCGCTCGATGCGGCCGCGCACCGACTCGCTGATGCCGAGGCGGTCGAGCGGCACGGCATCCGGGTCGAAGCCGACGCCCTCGTCGACGATCGTCACGCTCACGCCGTGCGCGTCGCTCGAGATGGTGACCCACGCCTCGGCCACCCCGGCGTGCCGGGTGACGTTGACGAGGCACTGCTCGACGGCGCCGCGCAGCGCGTCGGCGACCTGCTGCGGAAGCGCCGCGAGCGCGGCCCGGTCGCCGTCGACCGCGACCCGCAGGCCGCCCGCCTCCCCGACGGCCGCGATCCACGCCCCCGCATCCGTGCCGCCGTCGGTGTCGGCGTGCAGCACGGGGAGCATCGCGGTCGACTCGAGGGCGCGCTCGATCATCGAGCGCTCGGGGCCCGACAGCTCGCCGGGTGCCCGCGACGCGAGGGCCGCGAGGGCGCCCAGGATGTTGTCGTGCAACTGCGCGATCGACTCGCGCCCCTCGAGCTCCCGCACCCGGCGCACCCGCATCCGTCGATCGGCGGCGTCGAGCGTCGCGCTGCCGCCGCGGGCACGGGCGCGCGCGAGGGGGAACATCGCGTAGCTGGCGGCCAGCCCGAGCGCGAGCAGGATCGGCGGCATGTCGACACGGAACTCGAGGCCGACGAGGAGGCCGGTGCCGACGACCGTGAGCTTGGTGACCACGAGGCCGAAGATGGAGCCCGCGATCCCGCCCGTCCAGTGGTCGAAGGTGGTGCCTGCGATGACGGCGGCGCTCGTGGCCATCGACAGCACGAAACCCGCCGTGCCCGCGTAGTTCTGCGCCGGCGACTGCGACATCGCGACGGTGAGGGCGGCGAAGGCCGCGAGCACGACCACGGTCGCGAGACCGAACCCGCCGATCGTGAGCGGCTGGGCGCGCCAGGCGACGACGTTCGCGGCGGCCATCACGAGCACGGGCACGGGCGTCCACCACACGAGGCTGCCGGGCTGGAGCAGGATGAGCAGCACCGCCTGCGCGATGATCACGCCGA
The Protaetiibacter sp. SSC-01 genome window above contains:
- a CDS encoding TetR/AcrR family transcriptional regulator, which gives rise to MTPRAYVSPLRTAQAAATRRRILEAAAELFARDGYAATSLAALAEEAGVSLETVKANGPKSSLILAAFDQTFTGEVGDADAAPIHERNVGTSVREASDAEFLRAWVEFVTGANERISRLWIALLDASMGDAAVAKGLEGLQERRRSDYRASIAEFRARGLAKRAADDEQLAASLLFLASPSGYVQLVLDAGWSLEQYQDWLVDTVERTIFTP
- a CDS encoding ribokinase, which codes for MSDIVVLGSANMDLVVRQPRLPEPGETMFGSSFATVPGGKGLNQAIAAARVGGSVAFLGAVGGDAFGRELRETLAAAGVDTDGIALVERPTGTAHISVLDGGENAIVVVPDANGVELPLDDVQCDAIRSARYLVVQFERPLPLVAEAVAFARSVGVTTVVTPAPVLPLPEDFLDAVDILVPNAGEARELAGIDDETDAARALSKRAGMVVMTRGARGALVARGGEIVESVEPYAVTPVDTTGAGDTFTGVLVARLAAGEAEASALRAAAVAAAIATTRAGASTSMPTWDEVAPLV
- a CDS encoding glycosyltransferase — protein: MTTTSLDLLVCSTPVHGHVTPLLAATRHLVASGHRVRFLTGARYRAAVEEAGAEWLPLPAEADYDDTDMDAAFPGRVGLSGVPGIRFDLREIFLKPGPAQLTALDGAIAERRPDAVLFESLFTGALMLLSRPGDRPPVVNLGIVPLGLASRDTAPFGLGVKPKPGLAGRMRNSMLSFVARKVIFRALQRYAAELVAEAGGTLRADFMSSPGLADAIVQFTVPSFEYPRSDLPDTVHFVGPVSRTRPSDMPLPEWWADLDGSRPVVHVTQGTVANTDFGELIDPAIQGLADEDVLVVVSTGGREVPVRDYPANVRIARYLPYDKLLPLTDVMVTNGGYGGVHYALEHGVPLVTAGLTEDKIEVTARVDWFGVGIDLHTDRPTPEQVRDAVRCVIVAPEYKAKSAAIGRDIVASPGLPGLERVLVELVASHSPAA
- a CDS encoding ABC transporter permease — its product is MTTATTASVRPPARPASFGPARTIRLGLSRVGHELRAYFRQGDTVFFTFLFPLLMLTIFSVAFSNGDFGRTPEGDPVTAAQFYLPAMLAAGVLLSGLQNMAIDIATERSDGTLKRLAGTPLSPVSYFIGKIGQVLVTGLAQAALLIVAARVAFDVPLPTEPEHWATFAWVFLLGVTTCAILGIGLAGLPRSGKSASAVIIPIVLVLQFISGVYIQFTMLPEWLQNVANLFPLAWLAHGMRSVFLPADYAALEAGGEWNLVGIAIACGIWLVAGLVATRLTFRWIRKDG
- a CDS encoding ABC transporter ATP-binding protein, which encodes MTTENVVEVRGLRKSYKGGFEAVRGIDFDIHRGETFALLGPNGAGKSTTIEILEGYRDRTGGEVRVLGTDPRRGGLAWKSRLGIVLQSTGETGTATVREALHHFAGYYPNPRDVDEVIAAVGLEEKARTRISKLSGGQKRRVDVALGIIGRPELLFLDEPTTGFDPEARRQFWALIRSLRDEGTTILLTTHYLDEAQQLSDRGGIIAGGELVALGAIDELGGADARVPIVRWLENGVLREERTTEPGALVAHLAASGEPERLEVIRPSLEDIYLDLVGETARASADAAPGTAPAPAPALEGSLA
- a CDS encoding response regulator transcription factor, translating into MIRILVVDDHPVVRAGIVALLDEAPDVEIVGTAASGEEALALVPSAAPDLVVMDLRMPGIDGDEATARILAAHPEVRVLILTTYETDDAILSAIAAGASGYLLKAAPEEELLAGVRAVAAGEVALAPSVSRMLVARTREPARPAGPELSPRELEVLRLVAEGLSNREIGARIHLGEATVKTHLMKVFGKLGVNDRTRAVTRAMELGLL
- a CDS encoding sensor histidine kinase; translation: MIRSRWWLLVIAAAAVGPVVVLTIIGSPVVDIATGAAVCAAYAVVFLLLRPRVVEGNGYAIALIVATIAWSATLTGVESLLAVTQTVAYPVAWVVSRGRGAAIVASLGIALGVGAGFLLGEEGPDAWGTALVSQTLSFGFSTIMGLWISRIAELGEEKARLLDELQATQAQLAAAERDAGVTHERARMSREVHDTVAQSLTGLVLLAQRARRAHNAGALDDELLELIESGARDALAETRALVASAAPVELSQGGIADALQRLAERFEREARIRVTVQTAIDVPLDRDTEVVLLRCAQEGLANVRKHSGADAAHVALVAGADGVRLTVRDDGRGFPAELRAGFGLAGLRDRLALAGGALEVDGTPGATTITATLPAGGAS